GTGATCGCGAACCAGAGGATCGTCTGACCGGCCAGGCGGGCGGCGTTCTGCACCCGGCGCAGGTTCGAGATGCTGGCGACGATGGCAGTGAAGATCAGCGGGACGACGGCGGCACGCAGCAGCGTGACGTACGAGCTGCCGATCGTGTCGAGGGTCGCGGACAGGCCGGTCGGGTTCTCGGCGGTGGCGCCGAGTTGGCGGCCGATCAGACCGGCGGCGATGCCGAGGACGAGGGCGGCGAGGATCTGGAAGCCGAACGACGTCAGCAGCTTCCGGACCGGTCCGCGGGTGTCAGGCGCCTTCTGCGCGCGTGCGGTGGTGCTCATGGGGTGGGGACTCCAGGATCGCGGTGCGCCGGGTGCGCGCCATGAGGCTCAACGCTAGGACTCCCTGGGAATTCCCTGGGTGGATATGACGAAGGATGACGTGGTTCCTTCCGACGGTGGTCGGGTCAGCGGGAACCGTCGGCACGCGCGTCCGTCGCCGGATCGAACCATCTGAGGTCGGGGAACCGGCCGAATCCGCGGTCACGCGTGGCGAGGCGTGCACCGTTCGCCAGAGTCAACGCGGCGATATACGCGTCGGGGACGAGGTTCCCGCGGATGCCCTGGTCGACCGCGGTGAGAGTTTCGAGCCGGTTCCAGGACGGTGCGCCGGCCGTGAGCCAGTGGGTGCGCGGAGCGGCGACGAGGCTGTGGGCGAAGGCCATCGCGGCGTCGATCGGTGCGGGCACGGTGGTGATCCGGGGGTGGGTGACGATGCGGACGAATCCGCTGAGGATCGTGTCGGAGACGCCGAT
Above is a window of Microbacterium aurugineum DNA encoding:
- a CDS encoding TA system VapC family ribonuclease toxin, whose protein sequence is MIVPDVNILVYAFRADSAEHQTYAPWLNQTLTREAIGVSDTILSGFVRIVTHPRITTVPAPIDAAMAFAHSLVAAPRTHWLTAGAPSWNRLETLTAVDQGIRGNLVPDAYIAALTLANGARLATRDRGFGRFPDLRWFDPATDARADGSR